A stretch of Leisingera sp. S132 DNA encodes these proteins:
- a CDS encoding M12 family metallopeptidase has translation MNRICAILLVCLPTAAAAQFTKPSLGERGPDNFARIVVGPDDYGYVLLDAIWSNVAIPVCWEDPQPETEAYRAAVRKAIDETWVRYSKLLFSGWEACADGNVRGIRIRIANDHPHVKALGKRLSGVPDGMVLNAVYELDGFDVCLANDTMYDLCTRAIAVHEFGHAIGLSHEHNRTDRDSACTEAPQGTQGDEELTPYDPDSVMNYCNPDYGNFGKLSHFDVLSVQLLYGEPE, from the coding sequence ATGAACCGGATCTGCGCCATCCTGCTGGTTTGCCTGCCCACCGCCGCTGCAGCGCAGTTCACCAAACCGTCGCTGGGCGAGCGCGGGCCGGACAATTTCGCCCGTATCGTCGTGGGGCCGGACGATTACGGTTATGTGCTGCTCGACGCGATCTGGAGCAATGTGGCCATTCCCGTTTGTTGGGAAGATCCTCAACCTGAGACAGAGGCGTATCGCGCCGCCGTGCGCAAAGCCATCGACGAGACCTGGGTGCGCTATTCGAAGCTTCTGTTCTCAGGCTGGGAGGCCTGCGCCGACGGGAACGTGCGCGGCATCCGTATCCGGATCGCCAATGATCACCCCCACGTCAAGGCGCTTGGCAAGCGGCTGAGCGGCGTGCCCGACGGGATGGTGCTCAATGCCGTCTATGAACTCGACGGCTTCGACGTTTGCCTTGCCAACGACACGATGTATGACCTTTGCACACGCGCCATTGCCGTTCACGAATTCGGGCATGCCATCGGACTGTCGCACGAGCACAACCGAACCGACCGTGACAGCGCGTGCACCGAGGCGCCCCAAGGCACGCAGGGCGACGAGGAACTGACGCCATACGATCCGGATTCGGTGATGAACTATTGTAATCCGGACTACGGTAATTTCGGCAAGCTAAGCCATTTCGACGTGCTGTCGGTGCAACTTTTGTATGGAGAGCCCGAATGA
- a CDS encoding DUF6505 family protein, whose product MKLARAIHFDESDTRVYHSPARTGEWCLSGGFEFSNWTEADLTGKARQAFANGWFGLETCGRVTFVAVTEITPAETEELECTLARHFVTYYGAPSEKAALPVAAEELKQMAELCSEHAPNTLLTVSRELTDAGVRETYRMIAPEEADLTQFAVHASLE is encoded by the coding sequence ATGAAACTCGCCCGCGCAATCCATTTCGATGAATCAGATACCCGGGTTTACCACAGCCCTGCGCGCACCGGTGAATGGTGCCTTTCCGGGGGGTTTGAGTTTTCCAACTGGACCGAGGCTGACTTAACCGGGAAGGCACGCCAGGCCTTTGCGAACGGCTGGTTCGGACTGGAAACCTGCGGCAGGGTAACATTCGTCGCGGTCACCGAAATCACGCCTGCGGAAACCGAGGAACTTGAATGCACACTGGCGCGGCATTTCGTAACATACTATGGCGCCCCTTCGGAAAAGGCAGCATTACCCGTGGCCGCTGAAGAGCTGAAACAGATGGCAGAACTTTGCAGCGAACATGCGCCCAACACACTTCTGACCGTGTCTCGCGAACTGACAGACGCCGGCGTCAGGGAAACTTACCGGATGATCGCTCCTGAGGAGGCCGATCTCACCCAGTTTGCCGTCCATGCGTCACTGGAGTAG
- a CDS encoding serine protease, whose amino-acid sequence MRSLLTLLALSLAPGMAVAQSQLALISEVRNATVYLHVTFRDPDNLQNVCVDDQKGTGFIVSPSGGMLTAAHILAHETCEASGFTKVQVEGRIGFKSSPPVPVSVASIVPGIDVAALRLGARATEYPALTPCFVDVPQAGTELVAFGFALGQDLTTLPVIFQGLNDGDGRWRVSSQLTYGMSGGPVTDKQGSVLAIVKSGVPGADAVQTVTPVSWTTSALTTAGVFDTGVCPDPLSGTATPASDGTQTPSPTPIYDVEVVIEARAPERKLVSRTIPYDFGSSDRCDEGWTTAELRACLPTGAEITRLEGPRILSAANDGRTWNSADPDPACVVLHYGYSDRGLDLEGNCRGEGWIAAEWTMEGIADGAVDRRQNTLSDRVRAPEETEQSLFFNPRPGLLDGLNASRATWSHRVWVRDAAGVTIATLGESATTSGKFSTTQDDGNGTVTLTIEP is encoded by the coding sequence ATGAGATCCCTGCTCACCCTTCTTGCCCTGTCGCTTGCGCCCGGCATGGCTGTGGCGCAATCGCAGCTTGCGCTTATCAGCGAGGTGCGGAACGCGACCGTCTACCTGCATGTCACGTTCCGCGACCCCGACAACCTACAGAACGTGTGCGTGGACGACCAGAAGGGCACCGGTTTCATCGTCTCGCCGAGTGGGGGAATGCTGACGGCGGCGCATATCCTCGCCCACGAAACCTGTGAAGCATCCGGGTTCACAAAGGTTCAGGTCGAAGGACGGATCGGGTTCAAGTCGAGCCCGCCAGTTCCCGTGTCCGTCGCCTCCATCGTGCCAGGCATTGACGTCGCTGCGCTGCGGCTTGGCGCGCGCGCCACGGAATACCCAGCGCTCACGCCGTGTTTCGTCGATGTGCCGCAAGCCGGCACCGAACTCGTGGCGTTCGGTTTCGCTCTGGGCCAGGATCTCACCACCTTGCCCGTCATCTTTCAGGGGCTGAATGACGGAGATGGCCGCTGGCGCGTGTCGTCGCAACTGACCTACGGCATGTCGGGCGGCCCCGTGACCGACAAGCAGGGCAGTGTTCTGGCCATAGTGAAATCGGGGGTTCCCGGCGCGGATGCCGTCCAGACCGTCACGCCCGTCAGTTGGACCACGTCCGCGCTCACGACAGCCGGTGTCTTCGACACAGGTGTCTGCCCGGATCCGCTTAGCGGTACCGCAACGCCCGCGTCGGATGGCACCCAGACGCCTTCGCCAACGCCCATCTACGATGTCGAGGTGGTCATAGAAGCCCGAGCGCCCGAGCGTAAGCTCGTGTCGCGTACTATTCCCTACGATTTTGGCAGCTCCGACAGATGTGACGAAGGATGGACCACGGCAGAGCTGCGTGCCTGCCTGCCGACCGGCGCTGAGATCACGCGGCTGGAAGGGCCACGGATCCTGTCTGCCGCCAATGACGGGCGCACCTGGAACAGCGCCGATCCGGATCCAGCCTGTGTCGTGCTGCATTACGGCTATTCCGACCGCGGGCTCGACCTTGAAGGGAATTGCCGCGGCGAGGGCTGGATCGCCGCCGAATGGACGATGGAAGGGATTGCCGACGGGGCTGTCGACCGGCGTCAGAATACGCTGAGTGACCGGGTGCGCGCACCGGAAGAGACTGAGCAGTCGTTGTTCTTCAATCCCCGGCCCGGTCTGCTTGACGGTCTCAACGCGTCGCGCGCCACCTGGTCGCACCGCGTATGGGTACGCGACGCCGCCGGGGTCACGATAGCTACGCTGGGAGAGAGCGCCACGACTTCGGGAAAATTCAGCACGACGCAGGACGATGGAAATGGCACAGTCACGCTTACGATCGAGCCATAA
- a CDS encoding biotin/lipoate--protein ligase family protein — MSELRFPPLMQGEPCPEDPFATACRRAVLGCDAGLVCYSLDAPRLEAAIVLAPDVPLRQAMTMLPLCGVSFQNALGALAPPEVAVHLGWDGTLYLNGARCGALRAASDTNGLDAVPGWLVISLTLPLWPSEDPGFTPDRTALYAEGCADVQPGDVIEGWARHTLNWITRWENEGARVLHAEWRGLARGLGEETAQEGLSGTFAGVDEDFGMLLRTGSGTHLIPLTTLLEQP; from the coding sequence ATGAGTGAATTGCGCTTTCCCCCTTTAATGCAGGGTGAACCCTGTCCAGAAGATCCCTTTGCCACGGCCTGCCGCCGGGCCGTGCTGGGTTGCGACGCCGGCCTTGTGTGCTACAGCTTGGATGCGCCGCGGCTGGAAGCTGCAATTGTTCTGGCACCCGATGTTCCGCTGCGGCAAGCGATGACTATGCTGCCGCTGTGCGGTGTCAGTTTCCAGAACGCACTTGGCGCACTTGCCCCGCCGGAGGTCGCCGTGCATCTTGGCTGGGACGGAACACTGTATCTAAATGGAGCCCGATGCGGAGCGCTGCGAGCGGCGAGCGATACAAACGGCCTTGATGCTGTGCCCGGCTGGCTGGTCATCAGCCTGACCCTGCCGCTCTGGCCTTCCGAAGATCCTGGCTTTACCCCTGACCGGACCGCGCTTTATGCCGAAGGCTGCGCTGATGTTCAGCCCGGCGACGTCATCGAGGGCTGGGCCCGCCACACCCTCAATTGGATCACCCGCTGGGAAAACGAAGGGGCCCGCGTTCTGCACGCGGAATGGCGCGGGCTGGCCCGGGGTCTGGGCGAGGAAACTGCCCAGGAGGGTCTCAGCGGAACGTTTGCCGGAGTCGACGAAGATTTCGGCATGCTGCTGCGCACTGGTTCCGGCACCCATCTGATCCCGCTCACCACGCTATTGGAGCAGCCATGA
- a CDS encoding DUF3305 domain-containing protein translates to MPLGIVLRKSRGITRWVPWCWRAVAVLPGAAPANWHEMRREDDAVEYHAATLTLELHGAEAEAYHHGLNAEVPSVYVVMREQQGDAPLELLLVTASPYEAQDYTDSGEEIVEKIPMPSALKAWVWDFVDAFYEEEVFVKRRRDKKRVDLAEDGIGDPRIAQVADVYRSPSLLKRRLQ, encoded by the coding sequence ATGCCGCTCGGCATTGTGCTGCGCAAATCCCGCGGGATAACCCGCTGGGTGCCGTGGTGCTGGCGGGCGGTTGCTGTGCTTCCCGGAGCAGCGCCTGCGAACTGGCATGAAATGCGCCGTGAAGACGATGCGGTGGAATACCACGCCGCTACCCTGACGCTGGAGCTGCACGGGGCCGAGGCGGAAGCCTATCATCATGGGCTGAATGCCGAGGTGCCGAGCGTCTATGTCGTGATGCGGGAGCAGCAGGGCGATGCCCCGCTGGAGTTGCTGCTGGTCACCGCTTCGCCCTATGAGGCACAGGATTACACAGACAGCGGCGAGGAAATCGTCGAGAAGATCCCGATGCCCTCCGCATTGAAAGCCTGGGTCTGGGACTTTGTAGATGCCTTTTATGAAGAGGAAGTCTTCGTCAAACGCCGCCGTGACAAGAAACGGGTGGATCTGGCTGAAGATGGTATTGGTGATCCCCGCATTGCCCAGGTGGCAGATGTCTACCGATCGCCCTCGCTTCTGAAGCGGAGGCTGCAATGA
- a CDS encoding TAXI family TRAP transporter solute-binding subunit yields the protein MALFLSVAFAALGPLRAQDADKFFAFGSGGVKGIYFPIAAKVCRSVNAHALAHGYRCGIVATSGTVENYEGLKDGKLTFAIVQSNAMAARSVRPPDLATIAALHPEPLHVAVRASSDIRLLTDLTNRSVNVGVPQSGTRQIALALIEVAALDIALDRRLALGPNTQAQRLCDGTVDALFWVSGLGNPSMVEAHRRCPVRLLEIPADMVDAIFTRVPGLSPMTIPAGTYRNQEDAVATFGPVARIVTRADTPGDLVRLLADAIAGDYGDIRHTLPALAGLSDADLARLVPNEVHHADALTAAAR from the coding sequence TTGGCACTTTTCCTGTCTGTCGCGTTCGCGGCTTTGGGCCCGCTGCGCGCGCAGGATGCAGACAAGTTCTTCGCATTCGGCTCCGGAGGTGTAAAAGGCATCTATTTCCCCATCGCGGCAAAGGTTTGCCGGTCCGTCAACGCACATGCGCTTGCGCACGGGTATCGTTGCGGCATCGTGGCGACAAGTGGTACGGTGGAGAATTACGAGGGCTTAAAAGACGGCAAGCTGACCTTCGCCATTGTTCAGTCGAACGCCATGGCGGCACGAAGCGTGAGGCCGCCCGATCTGGCCACGATCGCGGCGCTGCATCCCGAACCCTTGCATGTCGCGGTGCGTGCCAGTTCGGACATAAGGCTCCTGACCGATCTCACAAACCGCTCTGTCAACGTTGGTGTGCCGCAATCCGGTACACGGCAGATCGCGCTGGCGCTGATAGAGGTGGCCGCGCTTGACATCGCCCTGGATCGTCGGCTTGCGCTTGGCCCGAACACCCAGGCCCAGCGGTTGTGCGACGGAACGGTGGATGCGCTTTTCTGGGTTTCCGGCCTTGGCAACCCGTCGATGGTTGAGGCGCACCGGCGGTGCCCCGTTCGCTTGCTCGAGATACCGGCGGACATGGTCGATGCCATCTTCACCCGCGTGCCTGGCCTCTCACCGATGACAATCCCGGCCGGCACCTACCGGAACCAGGAAGACGCTGTGGCGACGTTCGGGCCTGTGGCGCGGATTGTCACGCGAGCTGATACACCGGGAGACTTGGTGCGTTTGCTCGCCGATGCTATTGCGGGGGACTACGGCGACATCCGCCACACGCTGCCCGCCCTGGCCGGCCTGTCAGACGCCGACCTTGCGCGGCTTGTGCCCAACGAAGTACACCACGCAGATGCGCTGACCGCAGCTGCCAGGTAG
- a CDS encoding caspase family protein, with amino-acid sequence MAQSRLRSSHKEAPPELRLSNGPTRRTVLAGGSATLLGGLAMSAARAQVDPGRLRRAAVVIGVDRTNRLPLLKGAASGARDMERFLLREGFDPVVPLIDDSGKDIVTVDVFNAVAALVAPGNLDQLLIYFSGHGFMHGFSDHWILSGAPYNSGETVAVKESAELARFCGIPNVVFISDACRVPTTNTALERIAGGYKIFPASGAYLRNKVDFFFGTAPGRPAFETAEESAANHKGVFTEAFLHTFRAPWDDMIVTLDNGQEIIPNRRMEKFLLSETQVRAEKANIILQQEPQIDVVTQVDHIFIGRHIPMSLGPGRPGPSPPPEIVPARRFVRSALSEIAEFTASDAMGNQNGKLYPPGGAANRVFAVAQAEEQIYLRAVRDRADPFFAAPGVTVEGAGIASVTAPAGVALDPPEPLDMGRTAVAANLNTALAATILLTLESGFALPLAVLRDQAAHVTVEGDAVVDIRYTPLAGTERAEVFQANRDEIETLRSAVGAAVVESTFLFGGSAERDSAEDPAESLGARFAELAPFDPTLALYAAYALDAAQRDALVASVARTSAEALGVQLFDLVLLSGRGPNGLRLPEGLVPFCPAFRPGWSVVRAHDIPQPAPVRAAMPFLTDSPWSVFAPEGARILKTAIENGELP; translated from the coding sequence ATGGCACAGTCACGCTTACGATCGAGCCATAAAGAGGCGCCGCCGGAACTACGCCTTTCGAACGGACCAACGCGCCGCACTGTCCTGGCGGGCGGCAGCGCCACGCTCTTGGGCGGACTTGCCATGAGCGCTGCCCGGGCCCAGGTCGATCCCGGCCGACTGCGCCGGGCCGCCGTGGTGATCGGCGTCGACCGCACCAACCGTCTGCCGCTGTTGAAAGGAGCGGCCTCAGGCGCGCGAGACATGGAGCGTTTCCTGCTGCGCGAGGGGTTCGATCCGGTGGTGCCCCTTATAGACGACAGCGGCAAAGACATTGTGACAGTCGATGTCTTCAATGCCGTCGCCGCGCTTGTCGCGCCGGGCAATCTCGACCAACTGCTAATTTACTTCTCCGGCCATGGCTTCATGCACGGGTTTTCCGATCACTGGATTCTATCCGGCGCGCCCTACAATTCAGGCGAGACCGTTGCGGTCAAAGAATCGGCGGAGCTAGCGAGATTCTGCGGCATCCCCAACGTGGTCTTCATCTCCGACGCCTGCCGCGTGCCCACGACGAACACCGCGCTCGAGCGCATTGCAGGTGGTTACAAGATCTTCCCGGCCAGCGGGGCCTACCTGCGAAACAAGGTCGATTTCTTCTTCGGCACCGCCCCCGGAAGACCCGCATTCGAGACAGCCGAGGAAAGCGCCGCGAACCACAAGGGCGTTTTTACCGAAGCTTTTCTACACACGTTCCGCGCCCCCTGGGACGACATGATCGTTACCCTCGACAACGGGCAAGAGATCATACCCAACCGCCGGATGGAGAAATTCCTTCTGTCGGAAACGCAGGTGCGGGCGGAAAAGGCCAATATCATCTTGCAGCAGGAACCGCAGATCGATGTTGTGACCCAGGTTGATCATATCTTCATCGGCCGACACATCCCGATGTCCCTCGGTCCCGGCCGCCCCGGGCCAAGCCCGCCGCCGGAAATCGTTCCCGCGCGGCGATTCGTACGGTCGGCCTTGAGTGAGATCGCCGAATTCACGGCCTCCGACGCAATGGGGAACCAGAACGGCAAGCTCTATCCGCCTGGCGGGGCGGCAAACCGCGTTTTTGCGGTCGCGCAGGCGGAAGAGCAGATTTACTTACGCGCCGTGCGTGACCGGGCCGATCCGTTTTTCGCCGCGCCAGGCGTGACGGTGGAAGGCGCGGGCATCGCGTCGGTAACGGCGCCCGCCGGTGTCGCACTCGACCCGCCGGAGCCGCTGGATATGGGGCGAACCGCCGTCGCGGCCAATCTGAACACGGCGTTGGCGGCCACCATTCTCCTGACACTGGAAAGCGGGTTCGCCCTGCCGCTTGCGGTGCTGCGCGATCAGGCCGCGCATGTTACCGTCGAGGGCGATGCGGTTGTGGATATCCGCTACACACCGCTGGCCGGAACGGAACGTGCCGAAGTCTTCCAAGCGAACCGCGACGAAATCGAGACCCTGCGCAGCGCGGTTGGCGCCGCGGTCGTGGAAAGCACGTTCCTGTTCGGCGGGTCCGCGGAGCGCGACAGCGCCGAAGACCCGGCCGAAAGTCTCGGGGCGCGCTTCGCCGAACTGGCGCCCTTCGACCCGACGTTGGCGCTTTACGCGGCTTATGCGCTTGATGCCGCGCAGCGCGACGCGCTGGTGGCGTCGGTGGCCAGGACCAGTGCAGAGGCGCTTGGCGTGCAGCTTTTCGACCTGGTGCTGCTTTCGGGCCGTGGGCCGAATGGGTTGCGCCTGCCGGAGGGGCTGGTGCCGTTCTGTCCCGCGTTCCGCCCCGGCTGGT
- a CDS encoding Mrp/NBP35 family ATP-binding protein, with product MSREAVLEVLKSIKDPVLGGDIVASGVTRALNLDGTTVRFVMEIAPEHAPQYQAVKTEAENRLQEMDGIDQVSIVLTGHSAKAPPDLKPKAPAQPQGPQSIPGVERILAVASGKGGVGKSTVSANLACALAARGRRVGLLDADVYGPSQPRMLGVSGRPSSPDGKTILPLRNHGVTMMSIGLMTNEDQAVVWRGPMLMGALQQMMMQVQWGALDVLIVDLPPGTGDVQMTLAQKARVDGAIVVSTPQDIALLDARKGIDMFKQLNVPIAGMIENMSTHVCSNCGHEEHVFGHGGVAAEAAKLGVPLLAEVPLDMQIRLAADGGAPVTVAQPDGARAQAFHRIAEHLIQQGMA from the coding sequence ATGAGCAGAGAGGCCGTTTTAGAGGTCCTTAAAAGCATTAAAGACCCGGTGCTGGGCGGTGATATCGTCGCCAGCGGCGTTACGCGGGCACTGAATCTTGATGGCACCACTGTGCGTTTCGTGATGGAAATTGCGCCGGAACATGCCCCCCAGTATCAGGCAGTCAAAACCGAGGCCGAGAACCGGCTGCAGGAAATGGATGGCATTGATCAGGTTTCCATCGTGCTGACCGGCCATTCCGCCAAGGCGCCGCCGGACCTGAAACCCAAGGCACCTGCCCAGCCGCAGGGACCCCAGTCAATCCCGGGTGTTGAGCGTATACTGGCAGTTGCATCCGGCAAGGGCGGCGTCGGAAAATCTACGGTTTCCGCAAACCTTGCCTGCGCCCTTGCCGCCCGGGGCCGCCGGGTCGGCCTGCTGGACGCTGACGTCTACGGTCCCTCGCAACCCCGAATGCTGGGTGTCTCAGGCCGCCCATCCTCGCCGGATGGAAAGACGATCCTGCCGCTGCGCAACCATGGTGTGACCATGATGTCCATCGGCCTGATGACAAACGAGGATCAGGCTGTGGTCTGGCGCGGCCCGATGCTGATGGGGGCGCTTCAGCAAATGATGATGCAGGTGCAATGGGGCGCGCTGGATGTGCTGATCGTGGACCTGCCGCCTGGCACTGGCGACGTGCAGATGACACTGGCACAGAAAGCCCGCGTTGATGGAGCAATTGTCGTTTCTACCCCTCAGGACATCGCACTTCTAGACGCCCGCAAGGGCATCGACATGTTCAAGCAGCTCAATGTGCCGATCGCCGGAATGATTGAAAACATGTCTACCCATGTCTGCTCCAATTGCGGCCACGAAGAGCATGTGTTCGGTCACGGCGGCGTTGCGGCTGAAGCCGCGAAACTTGGTGTACCCCTGCTTGCCGAAGTGCCGCTGGACATGCAGATCCGTCTTGCAGCGGACGGCGGCGCGCCAGTCACGGTGGCCCAGCCAGACGGCGCACGGGCACAAGCATTTCACCGGATAGCGGAACACTTGATTCAACAGGGCATGGCATGA
- a CDS encoding 4Fe-4S binding protein, with translation MIKSLITCDCLGSQDVDTQGLAKATGLNVPPACTALCTKQIDLAAAALQGGDAIICCTQEARAFEALAEELNAPSPALLDLRDRAGWSADDSSKLPKMSALAAEALLPGAAPKTRDVVSEGLCLILGPEEVALNAAERLKDTLGVTVLLEAAPDQPATRDYDIVLGSLRSASGALGQFQVRIDALQVPEPGGRGALGWSSPRDGGQSECDIILDLRGGAALFLAPEKREGYLRADPGHPSSVAAAVLAASQLTGVFEKPLYVRTEPLLCAHSRAEQTGCSRCLDLCPTGAITPSGDHVSVDPMICAGCGACSAVCPSGAISYDAPPVDLTMRRVQTLAKAYLDAGGAAPRLLVSGAHGSEMIRLSARYGRGLPADTVPMEVPALNLFGHAEALAALAAGFAQVSLLPGPGTDPEALLAQVGLAEAIGGTGTVQMLDLNDPEALEDALYGSKASSPAVAPVRPLGNRRQITRLAARALNPGAEVLNLPEGAPYGAVAVDTESCTLCLSCVSLCPSGALGDNPDTPQLRFQEDACLQCGLCTKVCPEDAITLVPRLDLTPAALTQQVLNEEEPFACIECGALFGVKSTIEKITEKLAAHSMYQNPGALKMIQMCDDCRVNAQFHADSSPFAGGERPRPRTTDDYLSKRRDH, from the coding sequence ATGATCAAGTCTCTGATAACATGTGATTGTCTTGGCAGTCAGGACGTCGACACCCAAGGTCTTGCCAAGGCAACCGGCCTGAACGTCCCACCCGCCTGCACGGCACTTTGCACCAAGCAGATCGACCTTGCCGCCGCAGCCTTGCAGGGCGGTGACGCAATTATTTGCTGCACCCAGGAGGCACGTGCATTCGAAGCCTTGGCGGAGGAATTGAACGCCCCTTCACCCGCTCTGCTGGACCTGCGGGACCGCGCCGGGTGGAGTGCTGATGACAGCTCCAAACTACCCAAAATGTCCGCGCTGGCAGCCGAAGCCCTGCTGCCAGGCGCCGCGCCCAAAACACGCGATGTGGTCTCGGAGGGGCTGTGCCTGATCCTAGGTCCGGAAGAGGTTGCGCTGAATGCCGCCGAGCGACTGAAAGACACGCTGGGGGTAACAGTGTTGCTGGAGGCCGCCCCCGATCAGCCGGCAACACGCGACTACGACATTGTGCTGGGCAGCCTGCGCAGTGCTTCAGGCGCTCTGGGACAGTTTCAAGTGCGCATCGACGCGCTGCAGGTTCCTGAACCCGGAGGCCGCGGCGCCCTGGGCTGGAGCAGCCCGCGCGACGGCGGGCAATCGGAGTGCGACATCATTCTCGACCTCAGAGGCGGCGCGGCGTTGTTCCTGGCCCCGGAAAAGCGCGAAGGCTATCTGCGTGCGGATCCGGGCCATCCGTCTTCGGTTGCAGCAGCCGTTCTGGCGGCGAGTCAGCTAACGGGCGTTTTTGAGAAGCCGCTTTATGTTAGGACCGAGCCCCTGCTCTGCGCCCATAGCCGGGCAGAACAGACGGGCTGTTCCCGCTGCCTGGACCTTTGCCCCACGGGCGCAATCACCCCGTCAGGCGACCACGTCAGCGTCGATCCAATGATCTGCGCCGGCTGCGGCGCCTGTTCTGCCGTCTGCCCGTCAGGCGCCATCAGCTATGACGCACCGCCCGTGGATCTGACCATGCGCCGTGTTCAGACATTGGCCAAGGCCTATCTGGATGCCGGCGGGGCCGCGCCGCGGCTGCTGGTCTCCGGCGCGCACGGGTCTGAAATGATCCGCCTGTCCGCCCGCTACGGGCGCGGGCTGCCGGCCGACACCGTACCGATGGAGGTCCCCGCCCTGAACCTCTTCGGCCATGCTGAAGCGCTCGCTGCCCTGGCTGCGGGTTTCGCACAGGTTTCGCTGCTGCCCGGTCCCGGAACCGATCCGGAAGCGCTTCTAGCTCAGGTCGGACTGGCGGAAGCGATCGGCGGCACAGGCACGGTACAGATGCTGGACCTCAATGATCCTGAGGCACTGGAAGACGCGCTGTACGGCAGCAAAGCTTCTTCGCCAGCCGTTGCTCCGGTCCGCCCGCTAGGCAACCGGCGCCAGATCACCCGCCTGGCGGCCCGTGCACTGAACCCAGGTGCCGAAGTTCTGAACTTGCCTGAGGGCGCGCCTTATGGTGCAGTCGCCGTTGACACGGAAAGCTGCACTCTTTGCCTGTCCTGTGTCTCGCTGTGCCCGTCCGGCGCACTGGGTGATAACCCTGACACGCCGCAGCTGCGCTTCCAGGAGGACGCTTGCCTGCAATGCGGCCTCTGCACCAAAGTGTGCCCGGAAGATGCCATCACCCTGGTTCCCCGGCTCGACCTCACACCTGCCGCGCTGACGCAGCAGGTTCTGAACGAGGAAGAACCCTTTGCCTGCATCGAATGCGGAGCCCTGTTCGGGGTGAAGTCCACAATCGAAAAAATCACTGAAAAGCTGGCTGCACACAGTATGTATCAGAATCCTGGCGCGCTGAAGATGATCCAGATGTGCGATGACTGCCGGGTGAACGCGCAGTTCCACGCCGACAGCAGCCCCTTTGCCGGCGGCGAACGCCCGCGGCCGCGCACCACAGACGACTATCTCAGCAAGCGCCGCGATCACTGA
- a CDS encoding IS5 family transposase produces the protein MSRPTPPTYKIKNWRAYNEALKRRGSLTIWFDPEMTWEARPTGKRGRQPIYSDAAIKTCLTMKVLFRMALRQTTGFVESLLRLSGLDWSVPDFSTLSRRQKSLAVNIPYRGSEGPLHLLIDSTGIKVEGEGEWNARKHGGSKRRVWRKVHLGIDEKTLEIRAVEFTSSNIGDAPMLPELLNQIPPEQEIGSVTADGAYDTRKCHDAIANRGANAVVPPRKNAKPWKPDTAGAIARNEALRASKYLGRALWRKWSGYHRRSRAETKMHCMKLLGQRLMARDPGRQVAELQLRVAVMNGFTALGIPVTEAVG, from the coding sequence ATGAGCAGACCAACACCCCCGACCTACAAGATCAAGAACTGGCGGGCCTATAACGAAGCGCTGAAGCGTCGTGGCTCTCTGACGATCTGGTTCGATCCCGAGATGACGTGGGAGGCCCGGCCGACCGGCAAGAGAGGCCGACAGCCCATCTATAGCGACGCCGCGATCAAGACCTGCCTGACGATGAAGGTGCTGTTCCGTATGGCGCTCAGGCAGACGACCGGCTTCGTGGAAAGTCTCCTGCGATTGAGTGGATTGGACTGGTCGGTACCGGATTTTAGCACGCTTTCACGCCGCCAGAAGTCTCTCGCCGTGAACATCCCGTATCGTGGTTCTGAGGGGCCGCTACACCTGCTGATCGACAGCACTGGGATAAAGGTAGAGGGCGAAGGCGAGTGGAATGCGCGCAAGCACGGTGGCTCGAAACGCCGCGTGTGGCGCAAGGTTCACCTCGGTATCGACGAAAAGACACTGGAAATCCGGGCAGTCGAGTTCACCAGTAGCAACATTGGTGATGCGCCCATGCTGCCGGAACTGCTTAATCAGATCCCGCCCGAGCAGGAGATCGGCAGTGTCACGGCAGATGGCGCCTACGATACGCGCAAGTGCCACGATGCCATCGCCAACCGAGGTGCCAATGCCGTCGTCCCGCCCCGCAAGAACGCCAAGCCCTGGAAACCCGACACCGCAGGCGCGATTGCGCGCAACGAAGCGCTGCGGGCGTCGAAATACCTTGGCCGAGCGCTTTGGCGGAAATGGAGTGGATACCACCGCCGAAGTCGTGCCGAAACCAAGATGCACTGCATGAAACTGCTGGGACAAAGACTGATGGCACGGGATCCTGGACGTCAGGTTGCCGAGCTTCAGCTCCGTGTTGCGGTCATGAACGGATTCACCGCGCTTGGCATACCCGTCACAGAGGCAGTGGGATAA